One window of the Mycobacterium haemophilum DSM 44634 genome contains the following:
- a CDS encoding MerR family DNA-binding transcriptional regulator, whose translation MRISEFSRQCGVPASTLRYYEDVGLLPATERTPAGYRLYDEHARQRLMFIEAAKRLKLSLSSIGELLAVWESDTCRSVKGQLRPALDDRIAEADSAIADLKLLRDQLVAARSRLDDLPDRDHRCDPDCTFLHDNKTLSLTSSLDGVRHRGGTETLTAPEHAQQIVADLTGGSCNGELS comes from the coding sequence ATGCGTATTTCGGAATTTTCCCGGCAATGCGGGGTGCCGGCCTCGACACTGCGGTACTACGAGGATGTTGGTTTGCTGCCAGCTACGGAACGGACCCCTGCGGGCTACCGGCTCTACGACGAGCATGCTCGTCAGCGACTAATGTTCATCGAGGCGGCGAAACGTCTCAAGTTGTCGCTATCGTCAATCGGCGAACTACTGGCCGTGTGGGAATCAGACACCTGCCGCTCGGTCAAGGGCCAGTTGCGTCCCGCTCTCGACGATCGTATTGCCGAGGCCGATTCCGCCATCGCCGATCTGAAACTGCTACGCGACCAACTGGTCGCCGCACGATCGCGGTTGGATGACTTGCCTGATCGTGACCACCGATGCGATCCCGACTGCACCTTTCTCCACGATAACAAAACGCTCTCGCTTACCAGTTCGCTGGACGGCGTGAGGCACCGAGGCGGCACTGAGACACTCACCGCTCCCGAACATGCCCAGCAGATCGTCGCGGACCTCACCGGCGGCTCCTGCAACGGTGAACTGTCATGA
- a CDS encoding sulfite oxidase translates to MRAIAQTVARWGKRDDMIVRGHLPFNAEPPAAVLASSDITPVDAFYARNHGPIPEITPRQWRLTVDGLVDKPVTITYHQLTTQFAQHSVIATLACAGNRRAEMLQVRPIAGKDPWAHGAISTAEWHGVRLADILAAAGVRGGDELHVAFEAPDIAQEARPVQAYGSSIPLSKAMSQEVLLAWQMNSQPLPRAHGGPVRVVVPGYVGARSVKWVTAVTVQRGPSENYFQAHDYRILPPDVDPDTVAPGEGISLSSLALNCDILDPTDGDEVPPGELTIRGYGIAGDDRSVERVDVSLDDGLTWRQANLHPAPGKWAWRQWSLTVRGESEVQSGPLSIIARAWDDTGALQPESAASLWNPRGYGNNAWARVAVSVM, encoded by the coding sequence ATGAGAGCGATCGCACAGACCGTTGCGAGGTGGGGTAAGCGCGACGACATGATCGTCCGTGGCCACCTACCGTTCAACGCCGAGCCCCCGGCAGCGGTGTTGGCCAGCAGCGACATCACTCCAGTCGATGCGTTCTATGCCCGCAACCACGGCCCGATTCCGGAGATCACACCGCGGCAGTGGCGGCTGACGGTCGACGGCCTCGTCGACAAGCCGGTCACCATCACCTACCACCAGTTGACCACTCAATTCGCCCAGCACAGCGTGATAGCGACGCTAGCGTGCGCCGGTAATCGGCGCGCCGAGATGCTACAAGTCCGACCGATAGCCGGCAAAGACCCGTGGGCCCACGGGGCGATTTCGACCGCGGAGTGGCACGGTGTCCGTCTGGCGGACATCCTCGCGGCTGCGGGAGTACGCGGCGGGGATGAGCTGCATGTTGCCTTCGAAGCCCCGGATATAGCCCAGGAGGCTCGGCCCGTTCAGGCTTACGGCAGTTCGATTCCGCTGAGTAAGGCGATGTCGCAGGAAGTGCTGCTGGCGTGGCAGATGAACTCCCAACCGCTTCCGCGTGCCCACGGTGGCCCAGTTCGGGTGGTAGTGCCCGGGTATGTCGGCGCCCGCAGCGTCAAGTGGGTCACCGCTGTCACCGTGCAACGCGGTCCATCGGAAAACTATTTTCAGGCCCACGATTACCGCATTTTGCCGCCGGACGTCGATCCGGACACCGTCGCGCCGGGCGAAGGAATTTCGTTGTCCTCGCTGGCGCTCAACTGCGACATCCTCGACCCCACCGACGGCGACGAAGTACCGCCGGGGGAGCTAACCATCCGCGGCTATGGGATCGCCGGTGATGACCGCAGCGTCGAGCGCGTCGACGTCTCTCTCGACGACGGGCTGACCTGGCGACAAGCCAATCTTCACCCCGCGCCCGGTAAATGGGCGTGGCGGCAATGGTCACTTACCGTCCGGGGCGAATCAGAAGTCCAGTCGGGGCCATTGAGCATCATCGCGCGGGCCTGGGACGACACCGGTGCTCTTCAGCCGGAATCAGCGGCGTCCCTGTGGAATCCGCGAGGATACGGCAACAACGCGTGGGCTCGCGTCGCCGTCAGCGTGATGTGA
- a CDS encoding YnfA family protein, whose translation MTVAKSIVLFVVAALFEIGGAWLVWQGVREHRGWLWAGLGVIALGAYGFVATMQPDAHFGRILAAYGGVFVAGSLGWGMAFDGFRPDRWDVIGALVCLFGVSIIMYVPRSH comes from the coding sequence ATGACCGTTGCCAAGTCGATTGTTCTGTTCGTGGTTGCAGCATTGTTCGAAATCGGTGGGGCCTGGCTGGTCTGGCAAGGTGTGCGCGAGCATCGTGGCTGGCTGTGGGCTGGCCTCGGTGTTATTGCGCTGGGTGCTTACGGGTTTGTCGCCACCATGCAACCCGACGCCCATTTCGGCAGGATTCTTGCCGCGTACGGCGGGGTGTTTGTCGCTGGCTCGCTTGGCTGGGGGATGGCCTTCGATGGATTCCGTCCCGACCGCTGGGATGTCATCGGTGCGCTGGTCTGCTTATTCGGAGTCAGCATCATCATGTACGTCCCGCGGTCGCACTGA
- a CDS encoding FAD-dependent oxidoreductase, translating to MAETTTCAIVGGGPAGMVLGLLLARAGVAVTLLEKHGDFLRDFRGDTVHPTTMRLLDELGLWERFSALPYSEVRKATFESGGRSVTYIDFERLRQHHPFVAMVPQWDLLNLLAEAAQAEPSFTLRMNTEVTGLLWEADRVVGVRYQGSEGAGELRAELTVACDGRWSIARRAAGLKTREYPIKFDVWWFKLPHEAAAEFSFLPRVAPGKALAVIPREGYFQIAYLGPKGTDAQLRAKGIDAFRRDIGALVPEAAGGVAALTSMDDVKHLDVRVNRLRRWHTNGLLCIGDAAHAMSPMGGVGINLAVQDAVAAATILAEPLRRHRVTDRDLAAVRRRRVFPTVVTQALQRVLQRGLLGPLLRGEELAPPAALLTAVERLPWLSVVPAYLVGVGILPEHAPAFARRDSGRGNC from the coding sequence ATGGCTGAGACAACCACGTGCGCGATTGTCGGCGGCGGCCCGGCCGGGATGGTGCTCGGGCTCTTGTTGGCTCGGGCAGGCGTAGCCGTCACCTTATTGGAGAAGCACGGCGACTTCCTGCGTGACTTCCGTGGCGACACGGTACATCCGACCACGATGCGGCTGCTCGACGAACTGGGCTTGTGGGAGCGCTTTTCGGCGTTGCCCTATAGCGAGGTTCGCAAGGCGACATTTGAATCGGGCGGACGCTCGGTGACATACATCGACTTTGAGCGTCTGCGCCAACACCATCCGTTCGTCGCAATGGTTCCGCAATGGGACCTGTTGAACCTGCTGGCCGAGGCCGCCCAAGCTGAGCCGAGCTTCACGCTGCGGATGAACACCGAAGTCACCGGGCTACTGTGGGAAGCCGACCGAGTTGTCGGAGTGCGTTACCAAGGATCCGAGGGCGCGGGCGAGCTGCGGGCCGAGTTGACCGTTGCCTGCGACGGCCGGTGGTCGATCGCTCGTCGTGCCGCCGGACTCAAGACACGGGAATACCCAATAAAGTTCGACGTGTGGTGGTTCAAGCTGCCGCACGAAGCCGCTGCGGAATTCTCGTTCTTGCCTCGCGTTGCACCGGGCAAGGCGCTTGCCGTGATCCCCCGCGAAGGTTACTTCCAGATCGCTTACCTCGGGCCCAAAGGCACCGACGCTCAGTTGCGCGCGAAAGGTATTGACGCATTTCGTCGCGACATCGGCGCACTAGTGCCCGAAGCGGCGGGCGGGGTGGCGGCGCTGACGTCCATGGACGACGTCAAGCACCTCGATGTCCGGGTGAATCGGCTGCGGCGCTGGCACACCAATGGGCTGCTGTGCATCGGCGATGCTGCGCACGCGATGTCTCCGATGGGGGGAGTCGGCATCAACCTGGCGGTCCAAGATGCAGTGGCGGCCGCGACCATCTTGGCTGAGCCCCTACGGCGACATCGGGTCACCGATCGCGATCTGGCGGCGGTCCGCCGGCGCCGCGTTTTCCCCACCGTGGTGACGCAAGCGTTGCAGCGGGTGCTACAGCGAGGGCTGCTCGGCCCGCTTCTTCGCGGCGAGGAACTCGCCCCGCCGGCGGCGCTGCTGACGGCGGTCGAGAGGCTGCCGTGGCTCTCCGTTGTGCCCGCCTACCTTGTGGGCGTTGGCATCCTGCCTGAGCATGCCCCCGCATTCGCGCGTCGCGACTCGGGCCGAGGCAACTGCTAG
- a CDS encoding ArsR/SmtB family transcription factor yields MSVNTYGKIGTVPPANAQLLTDLATCCSPITGALLDIAAAERLAGVLKALGEPTRLRLVSLIAAHEGAEACVCDLTDPVGLSQPTVSHHLKVLVDAGLLDREQRGKWAYYRLVPNVLDALAGMLANTRRCC; encoded by the coding sequence ATGTCTGTCAATACGTATGGCAAGATAGGCACTGTGCCCCCGGCGAACGCTCAGCTGCTCACCGACCTAGCGACGTGCTGCAGCCCAATCACAGGTGCGCTGCTCGATATTGCGGCCGCCGAGCGGTTGGCTGGGGTGCTCAAGGCGCTCGGCGAGCCGACCCGGCTGCGGCTGGTGTCGCTAATCGCGGCGCATGAGGGCGCCGAAGCGTGCGTGTGCGATCTGACCGATCCGGTGGGCCTGTCCCAGCCGACCGTCTCCCACCACTTAAAGGTCCTCGTCGACGCCGGGCTATTAGACCGTGAGCAGCGTGGCAAGTGGGCTTACTACCGCCTGGTGCCCAACGTCTTGGACGCGTTGGCTGGCATGCTGGCCAATACTCGTCGCTGCTGCTAA
- a CDS encoding LysR family transcriptional regulator, translating into MPPLSARMPDLSACEIFLAIARTGSLGAASREFGLTQQAVSARLASIEEQTGVALVVRTPRGSRLTPAGVVVAEWAERLLDVAHYVDAGLASLRSERRKRVKVSASLTIAEQLMPRWLVSLQVAANRQGTITPEVIMTATNSDQAIAAVRDGAADLGFIETPYLPAGLRHRVVARDELVVVVPADHKWTRRQRPLSAAELSQTPLVTRETGSGTRDSLTAALQQALGGSSSQVQPVLELSSAAAVRAAVVAGAGPAVMSRLTVADDLAIGRLRTVAVPELNLARELRAVWVGGRTPPAGAARDLLTHIASNDSRLP; encoded by the coding sequence ATGCCGCCCCTCAGCGCTCGTATGCCCGACTTGTCGGCGTGCGAAATCTTCTTGGCGATCGCCCGGACAGGCAGTCTGGGTGCCGCAAGCCGAGAGTTTGGGCTGACACAGCAGGCGGTATCGGCTCGATTGGCCTCAATCGAGGAACAAACCGGCGTGGCATTAGTCGTCAGGACCCCACGCGGATCGCGGCTGACGCCTGCCGGAGTCGTTGTCGCCGAGTGGGCCGAGAGATTGCTCGACGTCGCCCACTACGTGGACGCCGGGCTGGCCTCGCTGCGATCGGAAAGACGCAAACGCGTCAAGGTATCGGCGAGCCTCACAATCGCCGAACAGCTCATGCCGCGCTGGTTGGTGTCGCTGCAGGTTGCGGCGAATAGACAGGGCACCATCACGCCCGAAGTCATCATGACCGCCACCAACAGCGATCAAGCGATTGCCGCCGTACGCGATGGAGCAGCCGATCTCGGATTTATCGAAACACCCTATCTGCCAGCAGGCTTGCGCCATCGCGTGGTTGCCCGCGATGAGCTGGTGGTCGTCGTCCCGGCTGACCACAAGTGGACGCGCCGCCAGCGCCCACTCAGCGCAGCAGAACTAAGCCAAACGCCACTGGTCACACGCGAAACCGGTTCGGGGACACGCGATTCGTTGACCGCTGCGCTACAGCAAGCGTTGGGGGGTTCCTCGTCGCAAGTGCAACCGGTGCTCGAACTGTCCTCTGCTGCTGCGGTGCGCGCTGCCGTTGTCGCCGGCGCAGGACCCGCGGTGATGAGCCGACTGACGGTTGCCGACGACCTTGCGATCGGACGTCTACGCACGGTAGCCGTCCCGGAATTGAACTTGGCACGGGAGCTTCGAGCAGTTTGGGTGGGCGGACGTACTCCACCTGCCGGAGCAGCCCGAGACCTGCTTACTCACATCGCAAGCAACGACTCGCGTTTACCCTGA
- a CDS encoding ATP-binding cassette domain-containing protein: MTLTPPWASTATPSASTCALTSDTARCCWPPKTSTTPSSECRPAHKTANPHTAAALTLGGTVGQIADSHDLIRVHGARVNNLKDVSVEIPKRRLTVFTGVSGSGKSSLVFGTIAAESQRLINATYSTFVQGFMPTFARPDVDVLDGLTTAIIVDQERIGAHPRSTVGTATDANAMLRILFSRLGKPHIGSPQAFSFNVASISGAGAVTLKRGGRTVKERRSFSITGGMCARCEGRGAITDIDRSALYDDSKSLNEGALTVPGYSMDGWYGRIFTGCGFFDPDKPIRTFTKGELNDLLYKEPTRIKVDGINLTYEGLIPKMQKSFLSKDIDALQPHIRAFVERAVTFMTCPECDGTRLSEAARSSKINKINIADACAMQISDLTEWVTGLDEPGVAPLLAALQRTLDSFVEIGLGYLSLDRPSGTLSGGEAQRVKMIGHLGSSLTEITYVFDEPTIGLHPHDIQRMNDLLLRLRDKGNTVLVVEHKPAMIAIADHIVDLGPGAGPAGGEVVFHGTSEELQTSGTITGRHFGDRASLKETVRTPSGVLEVRGANTHNLRNVDVDIPLGVLVVVTGVAGSGKSSLINGSVSGRDGVVVVDQAPIRGSRRSNPATYTGLLDPIRKAFAKANAVKPALFSANSAGACPRCNGAGVIYADLAMTASPYVEATTCEECDGKRFDASVLEYKFGGRDISEVLAMPVTEALAFFGTGAARTPAAHIILDRLVDVGLDYLSLGQPLTTLSGGERQRLKLATRLGNTGTDIGEAKADVYVLDEPTSGLHLADVEQLLGLLDRLVDSGKSVIVIEHHQAVVAHADWIIDMGPAAGHDGGRVVFEGTPRTLVNARCTLTGEHLATYLGICHVR; the protein is encoded by the coding sequence ATGACCCTGACACCTCCCTGGGCTTCTACCGCGACACCCTCGGCTTCGACGTGCGCCTTGACGTCAGACACGGCAAGATGCTGCTGGCCACCAAAGACCTCGACGACACCTTCGAGCGAGTGCAGGCCGGCTCACAAAACAGCCAATCCGCATACAGCAGCTGCGCTAACGCTGGGAGGAACGGTGGGACAGATTGCCGACAGCCACGATCTGATCCGCGTGCACGGTGCGCGCGTGAACAACCTGAAAGATGTCAGCGTCGAGATCCCGAAGCGCAGGCTGACGGTGTTCACCGGGGTATCCGGCTCAGGCAAGAGCTCGTTGGTGTTTGGCACCATCGCCGCGGAGTCACAGCGGCTGATCAACGCGACCTACAGCACCTTCGTGCAGGGCTTCATGCCGACCTTCGCACGACCCGACGTCGACGTACTGGATGGGCTGACGACGGCGATCATCGTCGACCAGGAGCGGATAGGTGCCCACCCCCGCTCCACGGTCGGCACCGCCACCGACGCCAATGCGATGCTACGCATCCTTTTTAGTCGACTCGGCAAGCCACACATCGGCTCTCCGCAAGCGTTCTCCTTCAACGTCGCATCGATAAGCGGAGCGGGCGCGGTCACCCTGAAACGGGGCGGCAGGACCGTCAAGGAGCGTCGCAGCTTCAGCATCACCGGCGGCATGTGCGCACGCTGCGAAGGCCGGGGCGCGATCACCGACATCGATCGGTCCGCGCTGTACGACGACAGCAAATCGCTCAACGAGGGTGCACTCACCGTCCCCGGCTACAGCATGGACGGCTGGTACGGCCGCATCTTCACCGGATGCGGCTTCTTCGATCCGGACAAGCCGATCCGCACGTTCACAAAAGGGGAGTTAAACGATCTCCTCTACAAGGAGCCGACCAGGATCAAGGTCGACGGCATCAACCTCACCTACGAGGGCCTGATCCCGAAAATGCAGAAGTCGTTTCTGTCCAAAGACATTGACGCGTTGCAGCCGCATATCCGCGCATTTGTGGAGCGAGCGGTGACCTTCATGACGTGCCCCGAGTGCGACGGCACCCGGCTCTCAGAGGCGGCCCGATCGTCGAAGATCAACAAGATCAACATCGCCGACGCCTGCGCGATGCAAATCAGCGACCTCACGGAATGGGTGACAGGGCTGGACGAACCTGGGGTCGCACCGCTGCTGGCGGCCTTACAACGCACCCTTGACTCGTTCGTCGAGATCGGGCTGGGCTACCTCAGCCTGGACCGCCCGTCAGGCACGTTGTCCGGCGGCGAGGCGCAGCGCGTCAAGATGATCGGCCACCTTGGATCCTCGCTCACCGAAATCACCTACGTCTTCGACGAGCCGACAATCGGACTACACCCCCACGACATCCAACGGATGAATGACCTGCTGCTGCGACTGCGCGACAAGGGCAACACCGTGTTGGTTGTGGAGCACAAGCCGGCGATGATCGCGATCGCCGACCACATCGTTGACCTGGGACCCGGCGCTGGTCCGGCCGGCGGCGAGGTGGTCTTCCACGGGACCAGCGAGGAGCTGCAAACCAGCGGCACCATCACCGGCCGCCATTTCGGCGACCGGGCTTCCCTTAAGGAGACGGTGCGGACGCCGTCGGGTGTGCTGGAGGTACGCGGCGCGAACACCCACAACCTGCGCAATGTCGACGTCGACATCCCGCTGGGGGTGCTGGTCGTGGTCACCGGGGTGGCGGGCTCGGGCAAGAGCTCGTTGATTAACGGATCGGTGTCGGGGCGGGACGGCGTGGTGGTGGTCGACCAGGCCCCGATCCGCGGCTCGCGGCGGAGCAACCCGGCGACCTATACCGGACTGCTCGATCCGATCCGCAAGGCGTTCGCGAAGGCCAACGCCGTAAAACCGGCTCTGTTTAGCGCAAATTCCGCGGGCGCATGTCCGCGCTGCAACGGCGCCGGCGTGATCTACGCCGATCTGGCGATGACGGCGAGCCCTTATGTTGAAGCGACCACCTGTGAGGAGTGCGACGGAAAGCGGTTCGACGCATCGGTGCTCGAGTACAAGTTCGGCGGCCGCGACATCAGCGAGGTGCTTGCGATGCCGGTGACCGAAGCGTTGGCGTTTTTTGGTACCGGCGCGGCGCGTACACCTGCCGCACATATCATCCTCGACCGGCTCGTCGACGTCGGGCTCGACTACCTCAGCCTGGGCCAGCCGCTCACTACGCTGTCCGGCGGCGAGCGGCAGCGGCTTAAGCTGGCCACCCGATTGGGAAACACGGGCACCGACATAGGGGAAGCAAAAGCGGATGTCTACGTCCTTGACGAGCCGACCAGTGGCCTGCACCTTGCCGATGTCGAACAACTGCTCGGCCTGCTCGACCGACTCGTCGACTCCGGCAAGTCAGTGATCGTCATCGAGCACCACCAAGCGGTCGTGGCGCACGCCGACTGGATCATCGATATGGGGCCGGCCGCGGGGCATGATGGCGGCCGTGTCGTTTTTGAAGGAACACCGCGGACCCTGGTCAATGCGCGCTGCACGCTCACCGGCGAACACCTCGCAACCTACTTGGGCATTTGCCACGTTAGGTAG
- a CDS encoding DMT family transporter produces the protein MLIGLLLALGCSMCFGTASVLQAAATRSVEAGSGSGLDTVLLMRAVRQWRYRAGIALDGLGFVLQIAALRLVPIYVVAAALAASIAVTGMAAAWMLSAQLSRSEWTAVGVVCLSLAMLGVAAGPEGSRPGPTWLGWALLGVVAAVFFAGAGAGQMSERPRALVLGIGSGTGFGVIEVGVRLIDVLDPTKATFYTNPALYAAAGGAGVGFLLLTSALHRGSVTSAVAGMVLGETVAPALIGVVWLGDRTRDGLGWMVFVGFVVAVAATLLLARLGEATAAPEPRVINHP, from the coding sequence GTGCTCATCGGTTTGCTGCTCGCGCTGGGCTGCTCGATGTGTTTTGGCACGGCTTCGGTGTTGCAGGCGGCGGCAACGCGATCGGTGGAAGCCGGCAGCGGCTCGGGCCTCGACACGGTATTGCTGATGCGCGCTGTTCGGCAGTGGCGCTATCGAGCCGGCATTGCGCTTGACGGCCTCGGCTTTGTGTTGCAAATCGCGGCGCTGCGCCTGGTACCGATCTATGTGGTCGCGGCCGCGTTAGCCGCCTCGATCGCAGTCACCGGGATGGCAGCCGCCTGGATGCTGTCGGCGCAACTGTCACGCTCAGAGTGGACGGCCGTGGGTGTGGTGTGCCTGAGTCTCGCGATGCTCGGCGTTGCCGCCGGACCGGAGGGTTCCCGGCCCGGCCCGACCTGGCTCGGCTGGGCGCTGCTGGGCGTGGTCGCCGCAGTATTTTTCGCCGGTGCGGGTGCCGGCCAGATGAGCGAACGCCCGCGCGCACTCGTCCTGGGGATTGGCAGCGGAACCGGCTTCGGCGTGATCGAAGTCGGCGTGCGTCTGATCGATGTGCTCGATCCCACCAAGGCCACGTTCTACACCAACCCGGCCCTCTACGCGGCAGCCGGAGGCGCCGGCGTAGGATTTCTGCTGCTCACATCGGCGTTACATCGGGGATCCGTGACCAGCGCCGTCGCCGGGATGGTGCTTGGTGAAACGGTCGCGCCCGCACTCATCGGAGTGGTGTGGCTGGGTGACCGTACCCGCGACGGCCTGGGTTGGATGGTTTTCGTCGGATTCGTTGTCGCAGTTGCCGCCACACTGTTATTGGCCCGACTCGGCGAAGCCACTGCTGCTCCCGAACCTCGTGTGATCAACCACCCTTGA
- a CDS encoding MPT63 family protein gives MKITRMIVTALASVITAAVGIASAPIASAAYPIVGKLGSPLTMTDTVGQVVLSWQVSGLKPSTDVMPGYAVAGDLWEATATVNAVRGSVTPAISQFNAVAPNQAAYRVLWQVASPVNISGATIPQGAESTGKIHFDVTGPPPTTITMNNGMEDLMIWTP, from the coding sequence GTGAAAATCACGAGGATGATCGTGACGGCATTGGCAAGCGTGATCACGGCCGCGGTCGGTATCGCCAGTGCGCCGATCGCGTCAGCCGCTTATCCGATCGTAGGCAAACTCGGTAGCCCACTGACGATGACCGACACCGTTGGTCAGGTCGTCCTTAGCTGGCAGGTCAGCGGGCTCAAGCCCAGCACCGACGTGATGCCCGGCTACGCCGTAGCCGGCGATCTGTGGGAGGCCACCGCCACCGTCAATGCAGTTCGGGGCTCCGTCACCCCCGCCATCTCGCAGTTCAACGCCGTCGCCCCCAACCAAGCCGCTTACCGGGTTCTGTGGCAAGTCGCCAGCCCGGTCAACATCAGCGGCGCCACCATTCCCCAAGGCGCAGAATCGACCGGAAAAATCCACTTCGACGTCACCGGTCCACCGCCGACCACCATCACTATGAACAACGGCATGGAAGACCTCATGATTTGGACGCCATAG
- the arsM gene encoding arsenite methyltransferase, with protein sequence MTDNDQLREQVRARYGAAARAVAAGTRNGDVLTAQSCCGSNGPIQVHDSFGAALYGAGEQSEVPAEALAASLGCGNPLAVADLQPGERVLDLGSGGGIDVLLSARRVGPRGFAYGVDMTDEMLALAAANKAKAGVTNVEFRKGTIEDIPLPDASVDVVVSNCVINLSADKPTVLAEMFRVLVPGGRIGISDVVAEDHLTPADRAERGSYFGCIAGALSMQEYLDGLAAAGFADSSVTFTHRVADGLHAAIIRATKPAANSPTSGGSATELDRL encoded by the coding sequence ATGACGGACAACGATCAGCTACGCGAGCAAGTGCGGGCTCGCTACGGCGCAGCGGCCAGGGCGGTGGCCGCGGGCACCCGTAACGGTGATGTGCTCACCGCCCAAAGTTGCTGCGGGTCGAACGGCCCGATCCAGGTCCATGACAGCTTCGGCGCCGCGCTCTACGGCGCTGGTGAACAGTCCGAAGTGCCAGCCGAGGCACTGGCGGCGAGCCTTGGTTGCGGCAATCCGCTTGCGGTGGCCGACCTACAACCGGGCGAACGCGTACTCGATCTGGGCTCCGGCGGCGGGATTGACGTTTTGCTCTCGGCCCGCCGGGTCGGCCCGAGAGGATTTGCTTACGGCGTTGATATGACTGATGAAATGCTCGCTCTTGCTGCGGCCAACAAGGCCAAAGCCGGTGTGACCAACGTCGAATTCCGCAAAGGCACCATCGAGGACATTCCGCTGCCCGACGCCAGCGTCGATGTGGTGGTTTCCAACTGTGTGATCAACCTGTCGGCGGACAAGCCCACTGTGCTCGCCGAGATGTTTCGCGTGCTGGTCCCCGGCGGACGGATCGGGATTTCTGACGTTGTTGCCGAAGACCATCTCACCCCGGCCGACCGAGCCGAGCGTGGCTCCTATTTTGGCTGCATCGCCGGAGCCCTGTCCATGCAGGAATACCTCGATGGGCTGGCTGCGGCCGGATTCGCCGATTCCTCAGTCACTTTCACGCACCGGGTCGCCGACGGATTGCACGCCGCGATCATCCGCGCCACCAAGCCGGCGGCGAACAGCCCGACCTCTGGCGGCAGTGCTACGGAATTGGACAGACTATAA
- a CDS encoding Gfo/Idh/MocA family protein has protein sequence MSEHAALLRIGVLGAARIAPLALIKPAKESVEVIAAAVAARDVSRARAFAAKHNIARVHESYEALIADPDLDAIYNPLPNALHGRWTRAALAAGKHVLCEKPFTANAAEAREIADLATQSDRVVMEAFHYRYHPLTLRVEQIIASGELGTLKRVEAALCFPLPKFSDIRYDYSLAGGATMDAGCYAVHMVRTFGGSTPEVVSAQAKLRDPRIDRAMTAELRFAGGYTGRVRCSMWSSDLLQVSAKVIGDYGEVRVLNPVAPGYFHRLSVRSADGRRVERLSRRASYAYQLDAFAAAVLRGEPVKTTPQDAVENMTVIDAIYRAAGLPLREPS, from the coding sequence GTGTCTGAACATGCAGCTCTCCTCCGAATCGGCGTCCTGGGCGCGGCCCGCATCGCACCGTTGGCGCTCATTAAACCCGCCAAGGAAAGCGTCGAGGTCATAGCGGCGGCGGTGGCCGCACGGGATGTGTCGCGGGCGCGGGCATTTGCCGCGAAACACAACATCGCCCGAGTGCACGAAAGCTACGAGGCGCTGATTGCCGATCCGGACCTCGACGCTATCTACAACCCGCTGCCGAATGCGTTGCATGGCAGGTGGACCCGAGCAGCACTGGCCGCCGGCAAGCACGTGCTGTGCGAAAAGCCATTCACCGCCAATGCCGCCGAAGCCCGTGAGATCGCCGACCTGGCCACGCAGTCCGACCGGGTGGTGATGGAGGCGTTCCACTATCGCTACCACCCATTGACGTTGCGTGTTGAACAAATCATCGCGTCGGGCGAACTGGGGACGCTTAAGAGGGTGGAAGCGGCCCTCTGCTTCCCGTTACCGAAGTTCTCCGATATCCGCTACGACTACTCCTTGGCGGGCGGCGCGACAATGGACGCCGGATGCTATGCAGTCCACATGGTCCGCACGTTCGGTGGTTCAACCCCGGAAGTCGTTTCAGCGCAGGCGAAACTGCGCGATCCGCGGATCGACCGGGCCATGACGGCCGAGTTGCGGTTTGCCGGCGGGTACACCGGACGGGTTCGGTGCTCGATGTGGTCGTCGGATCTGCTGCAGGTCAGCGCCAAGGTAATTGGCGATTATGGTGAAGTCCGCGTGCTCAATCCGGTCGCGCCCGGGTATTTTCACCGGCTTTCGGTCCGATCGGCCGATGGCAGGCGTGTGGAGCGATTGTCGCGCCGCGCCTCATACGCGTATCAGCTCGATGCTTTCGCCGCAGCAGTATTACGCGGCGAACCGGTCAAAACAACGCCCCAGGACGCGGTCGAGAACATGACCGTGATCGATGCGATCTATCGCGCCGCCGGTCTCCCGTTACGCGAGCCGAGCTGA